From a single Streptomyces sp. 1331.2 genomic region:
- a CDS encoding ABC transporter substrate-binding protein — MRATTVRRRLLAATALLPVLALAACGSDPKIAGAAGAGGPAATATEDVVSGLAKSETAAALLPEEVRKAGTLTFGSSFGAPPSAFYADQVSKKPAGIDVDFSDAVAKVLGLTVQRQEAAFETILPALDSGKFDVGTGNFGVTTARLKTIDFVTYIDDGQGFAVKKDNTAIQPITDLVQLCGLTVGTGAGTTFETTLNSRRNVCTDAGKKPYEVKAFSESGALLTGLQQGRVDIEMSTINGLRHQAAQEASGTRFLGEFHRLDVGFAFKKGSKLTPAFQAAVNQLIKDGTYERILRKWGVADSAIKESQISPPEHA; from the coding sequence GTGAGAGCCACCACCGTCCGCCGCCGCCTGCTCGCGGCCACCGCCCTGCTGCCGGTCCTGGCGCTGGCCGCCTGCGGCTCGGACCCGAAGATCGCGGGTGCGGCGGGGGCGGGCGGCCCGGCCGCCACCGCCACCGAGGACGTCGTCTCCGGCCTGGCGAAGTCGGAGACCGCCGCCGCCCTGCTGCCGGAGGAGGTCCGCAAGGCCGGCACGCTCACGTTCGGTTCGTCCTTCGGCGCGCCGCCCAGCGCGTTCTACGCCGACCAGGTCAGCAAGAAGCCCGCCGGGATCGACGTGGACTTCTCCGACGCGGTGGCCAAGGTGCTCGGCCTGACCGTGCAGCGCCAGGAGGCCGCGTTCGAGACCATCCTCCCGGCCCTGGACAGCGGGAAGTTCGACGTCGGCACCGGCAACTTCGGGGTCACCACGGCCCGGCTGAAGACCATCGACTTCGTCACCTACATCGACGACGGCCAGGGCTTCGCGGTGAAGAAGGACAACACCGCGATCCAGCCGATCACCGACCTGGTCCAGCTGTGCGGCCTGACGGTCGGCACCGGGGCCGGCACCACCTTCGAGACCACCCTCAACAGCCGCCGGAACGTCTGCACCGACGCGGGGAAGAAGCCGTACGAGGTCAAGGCGTTCAGTGAGAGCGGCGCGCTGCTGACCGGCCTCCAGCAGGGGCGGGTGGACATCGAGATGTCCACCATCAACGGCCTGCGCCACCAGGCCGCGCAGGAGGCCTCCGGCACCCGCTTCCTCGGCGAGTTCCACCGCCTGGACGTCGGCTTCGCCTTCAAGAAGGGCTCGAAGCTCACCCCGGCCTTCCAGGCGGCGGTCAACCAGCTGATCAAGGACGGGACGTACGAGCGGATCCTGCGCAAGTGGGGGGTCGCCGACTCGGCGATCAAGGAGTCGCAGATCAGCCCGCCCGAGCACGCGTGA
- a CDS encoding GNAT family N-acetyltransferase — protein MSAAPLTGFRRVAIDDPLVEPLLRELTHEYVTRYGPKGYREMTRYPAEAFAEPHGVLLLLLEDGEPVAGGAYKRYDERTAEVKRVWTHSAHRRRGLARRVLAELERTAAAAGYTRFHLTTGPRQPEARGLYLAAGYTPLFDLTADPLTIGSLPFEKRLPALVP, from the coding sequence GTGAGCGCAGCACCGCTGACCGGGTTCCGCCGGGTGGCCATCGACGACCCGCTGGTCGAACCGCTGCTGCGCGAGCTCACCCACGAGTACGTCACCCGGTACGGCCCGAAGGGGTACCGGGAGATGACCCGCTACCCGGCCGAGGCCTTCGCCGAGCCGCACGGCGTGCTGCTGCTCCTGCTGGAGGACGGCGAGCCGGTGGCCGGCGGTGCGTACAAGCGGTACGACGAGCGCACCGCCGAGGTGAAGCGGGTCTGGACGCACTCGGCCCACCGCCGCCGCGGCCTGGCCCGCCGGGTGCTGGCCGAGCTGGAGCGGACGGCGGCCGCGGCCGGCTACACCCGCTTCCACCTCACCACCGGCCCGCGCCAGCCCGAGGCCAGGGGCCTCTACCTGGCGGCCGGCTACACGCCGCTGTTCGACCTCACCGCCGACCCCCTGACCATCGGCTCGCTGCCCTTCGAGAAGCGACTGCCCGCCCTCGTCCCCTGA